In the Anaerosporomusa subterranea genome, one interval contains:
- a CDS encoding NlpC/P60 family protein: MSGLRRIICVTGVVIFLWVSCEFAAAQPLLKQGMSGEDVLQMQIQLKDFGYLDGDADGIFDSRTKLAVMDFQSDSGLDADGILGEKTMLALREYKTVSANRGLIDGRRVAEVITMAKKFLGVPYAWAGASPGGFDCSGFVYYLYSKVGVHLPRMADGQFAVGSPVKRSELQPGDIVFFSTYEPGPSHCGIYLGNNQFIHASSAAGEVTVTPLSKAYYVERYLGARRVLR, encoded by the coding sequence ATGAGCGGACTGCGCAGGATAATTTGCGTCACTGGGGTTGTTATATTTCTCTGGGTATCCTGTGAGTTTGCTGCGGCCCAGCCGCTACTGAAGCAGGGGATGTCGGGCGAGGATGTTTTACAAATGCAGATCCAACTAAAGGATTTTGGCTATCTTGACGGGGATGCAGATGGGATTTTCGACTCGCGAACGAAATTGGCGGTTATGGATTTTCAGTCTGACAGCGGTTTGGACGCTGACGGCATTTTGGGCGAAAAGACCATGTTGGCTCTTCGTGAGTATAAAACGGTTTCTGCAAATCGCGGGCTGATTGATGGACGCCGTGTGGCAGAAGTAATAACAATGGCTAAGAAGTTTTTGGGTGTTCCTTATGCTTGGGCTGGTGCATCTCCCGGCGGTTTCGATTGTTCAGGTTTTGTCTACTATCTCTACTCAAAAGTAGGGGTACATTTGCCGCGCATGGCTGATGGTCAGTTTGCGGTGGGTTCACCTGTTAAACGGAGTGAACTTCAGCCAGGTGATATTGTTTTTTTCTCTACGTATGAACCAGGGCCGTCTCACTGTGGCATCTATTTAGGGAATAATCAATTCATTCATGCTAGTTCGGCCGCTGGCGAAGTGACGGTTACCCCGCTATCGAAAGCCTACTATGTAGAGCGATATTTGGGCGCGAGACGAGTCTTGCGCTAG